One Glycine soja cultivar W05 chromosome 2, ASM419377v2, whole genome shotgun sequence genomic region harbors:
- the LOC114393026 gene encoding protein MIZU-KUSSEI 1-like, with translation MKEQQKQQIFQRSTSACTATTRNSRRILPSNLTHFRSFESDDVSDKLLVRRGSSPSVSNLYQQQQQQHHAPKLTQQNKISSLIRSFLNIFTFPTMIPTCKWLTIPSQLSVTPSLGRKVTGTLFGHRRGHISFAVQLHPRAEPVLLLELAMSTSSLVKEMSSSLVRIALECQKVSVTAAVAHNNSGGGRRRLFQEPAWTMYCNGRNCGYAVSRTCGDLDLHVLSTVQSVSVGAGVIPLLEDGKGGGSGNGGSEGELMYMRARFERVVGSRDSEAFYMLNPDGNGGPELSIFLLRI, from the coding sequence ATGAaagaacaacaaaaacaacagatATTTCAAAGAAGCACAAGTGCATGCACCGCCACAACAAGAAACAGCCGAAGAATCCTCCCTTCAAACCTAACCCACTTCCGCTCCTTCGAATCCGATGATGTCTCCGACAAACTCCTCGTGCGGCGAGGATCCTCGCCTTCGGTCTCAAACTTGTACCAACAGCAGCAACAGCAACACCACGCACCAAAGCTAACGCAACAAAACAAGATATCATCACTCATACGCTCGTTCTTGAACATCTTCACGTTCCCAACGATGATCCCAACATGCAAGTGGCTCACTATTCCTTCGCAGCTCTCCGTGACTCCTTCCCTCGGCAGGAAGGTCACCGGAACCCTCTTTGGGCACCGCCGCGGACACATCTCTTTTGCTGTGCAGCTCCACCCCCGCGCCGAGCCCGTCCTCCTCCTGGAGCTAGCAATGTCCACCTCCTCGCTCGTCAAGGAGATGTCCTCTAGCCTCGTGCGCATCGCACTCGAGTGCCAGAAAGTGTCTGTCACCGCTGCTGTTGCACACAACAACAGCGGTGGTGGCAGACGCAGGCTCTTTCAGGAGCCTGCCTGGACCATGTATTGCAACGGGAGGAACTGCGGCTACGCCGTGTCCCGCACGTGTGGGGACCTCGACTTGCACGTGCTGAGCACAGTGCAGAGCGTGTCGGTCGGCGCCGGAGTGATCCCTCTCCTGGAGGATGGAAAAGGGGGTGGCAGTGGCAACGGCGGGTCGGAGGGCGAGTTGATGTACATGAGGGCGAGGTTCGAGCGAGTCGTGGGGAGCCGTGACTCGGAGGCGTTTTACATGTTGAATCCTGATGGTAATGGGGGACCTGAGCTTAGTATTTTTCTATTGAGAATATAA